Genomic window (Salvelinus fontinalis isolate EN_2023a chromosome 3, ASM2944872v1, whole genome shotgun sequence):
gtcctAGCTGGCTAattaatgtcttaattgaaattacgtccccaggggcctcccgggtggcgcagtggtctagggcactgcatcgcagtgctaactgcgccaccagagtctctgggttcgcgcccaggctctgtcgcagccggccgcgaccgggaggtacgtggggcgacgcacaattggcatagcgtcgtccggggtagggagggtttggccggtagggatatccttgtctcatcgcgctccagcgactcctgtggcgggccgggcgcagtgcgcgccaaccaagggggccaggtacacggtgtgcggctggcttccgggttggaggcgcgctgtgttaagaagcagtacggctggttgggttgtgcttcggaggacgcatggctttcgaccttcgtctctcccgagcccgtacgggagttgtagcgatgagacaaggtagtaattactagcgattggataccacgaaaattggggagaaaatggaatttaaaaaaaaaaataataataataataatgaaattaCGTCCCCTtctgccatagtttgtacatctcaattgtcactagaaaccacatttgtttaagtaagtcagccatatcagctacagtatgtttttttaaaaggcagtaaatgaggctgaatgaactgtttcgttgccagacaaggctctgctgatagccaggtgtagcagtggtaagatgttgggactgctgttggaacagctttatgtataggccctaacagtttatgggcaccgtttgtcaccgttatagggcaattaatgtattgtttagtgttgtgtagtggctttgctggcatgcatcccactctatatattttttttgccccaccaacatTTACATGTTACAATCGCCACTGGCCTTTCGGacagcctgagtgcacttattctCCTTTGCCTGAAATATAGCCAGTCAGCCTGGTTATGTGTGTGCCGAGCTTTTcgccaaatggaattcttgaggtggagtaccagatcacggtcgaaccaggggctgaacctgtttttaattatcattttctttatggggcatgttttaacaataccactgaaaatgcCAAAACGAAGGTCCAAGCGtattcgacagaggggatcaagcttattctataccaatttacagaggccaggtcatgaaggaaggcttgctgaTTCATCTAGggagagacgtgaaaatagctgtgcagcaacgctccccatccaacctgacagaacttgagaggatctgcagagaagaatgggagaaactcccaaagtacaggtgtgccaagcttgtagcgtcctacccaagaagacttgaggctgtaatcgctgccaaaggggcttcaacaaagtactgagtaaagggtctgaataactatgtaaatgtgatatttccgtttgttttttgtttcgtttttggcAACGattcctaaaaacctgtttttgctttgtcattatggggtattgtgtgtagattgatgaaggaaaaaataaacaatttaatccattttataataaggctgtaatgtaacaaaatgtggaaaaagtcaaggggtctgaataccttccgaatgcactgtttagCTGAAATGACAGAGGAGAACTAACATTAGGCAGAAATATCAGGCAGATGGAAAGTATGACGTGATGTTCAACCATATTGGTAACTTTGAGGAGAGTCCACTTCAATAACCTGGTTGAGGAACGTACACTGTACAGTAAAGATGGTGATGAAAGTGTTTAAATAATCTTACCCAGTTTTACATTTTCATTGCTGACATCCTCCACTTGTTTATCGCTCTCTTCCAATAGGTTGTCCTTCTCTCCCAGTCTGTGGTTCCTGGCTTCTAGCTGAATATATTTTTTCCTGCAGTAGGACTCTAAAGTTATCTACTTGGTTGTTCTTGTCCTGCAGGTCcttccccagtgcctccagttgtCTCTTACTTTCTCCACTTCTTTAATAGTGTTTTCCattagtctctctttctctctcatttgcTTGGTCATATCATCCAGTTGTGTGTCTTTCTCCTGGAGGTGTTTGATGTCCTCAATCAGATGCTTTGTAGTTTTTTTCTAGGCTTCCCTCTGTGGCCGTAAAGATGCATTCTCTAACGTTTGTgtcatttcagccagtagttttgaaagagGTGCTCACTAGCCAAAACGGGTCCCTGTTTGTTGTGTACGACGTCATTCAATTCTGTACTACATCATCCATTTTGTGTGATATGTTACAAATCCAATTTGTGCAGTATATTACGAATTTGTTGCGCTTAAGATCCTGGCGTGCATCTTTAAATTATTTCTCTCCTCCAGAGTTGAGTTCTTCTCTTTTAGCTTCTCTTCAGATTCACTCGAtgccttcctcttctcctcaagTCTGTCGTTGTCTTCTAGTTTCTGGCAGCCTGTCTATCTCATTTAGTTCTTCTTCCAACATCATCTCTGAGGGAGAGCAATGAGAATCTTTAGATTTTTATTGATCGCTCACATTGTGATGGTCATCTTCATATTGTGATGACCATCTTCATGTTGTAAAAATGATTAACCTGACACTATGATGTAAAACAGAAAGGTTCTCTTGATCCTCCATTATCCAAGATGGAAAACCATGAATAATAACAAAACAGAATGCTTTAGTTATTATCATTATGAAATGATCATCTGTCACATTATCCAATCAAATGGCATAAGTAATGGCACGTTTTTTGGGAATTTCAGGAAATGAACTTTAACTGCAACAAAATCTGGTTTAGGGCTACCAAAAGGCTAGATCTCTGCAGCTCACTGGAATTCAGACAGGCAAACCTTAGGTTACTGGCCCACCTCTCTTATCTTAAGACTACCACAACCTTTATGCATTTGTTTTCTTGTAAAGAGTTAAATGAAGGTCTCATGTTGTATCATTTGAAAGCACCCTCCACTCTAATTTCCTCTCTTCCActcattctcatctcctttctctCCATATCTTATTTCCAAACTCATCCCATCTGCCCAGATTCCCAAAACATCTGGTTGCTTTGGGCATGCTCCAGTTGAGAAGCATCCAGAACCCTGAAGCGGAAAGAgtgaaaagagagggggagaaaagaaagagaggaggaaagacaAGGGAGTGGGATATGAGAGAGGAAAACACAACGGAGAAAGACGACTGAGAAAGACAATATTGATATCTTAAAAAGTGCTAGACGTAGAGAAaaaaggatatatatatatatatatatatatagagagagagagagagagagagagagagagagagagagagagagagagagagagagagagagagagagagagagagcgagagaataggGGTATCCTGGCAACTATCCAGGCCTCAGCCCAAAGCCAGGTCCTGCTGCCGCTTCTTGTTTGTCCAGAACATGGTGCTGTTCCCACTCTGCAAACTGCTCTCAGGTCAGTCCAACTTATCCATCAAGGCACCTTCACTtcttattttcctctctctctctctctctctctctctctctctctctctctctctctatctccttaatctctcTATACCTCACTTTCCTCTCTCTGTGAATCCTCACATCGCAGGCAATTGGTAAACAAGTCATGGTTTTTCCAATTGCGAAatggaggagagtgagagatgtTTTTTTGGTTCATGTTTTAACCTCATACTGTTCTATCCGAAGCAATCAACCTGTTCAGTAGGCATGAAACAGAAGAAAACgcaaaacagagtgaaacaggaCACCCAAAAATAAACACTTGTTTTCATTTTCTATTGCAAAAGTTTTTCTACTGTGTCCCCTAATGAACACAATCCTGGTGTCCTGATTTGACATTTGGGATCTAACACAGTTTGTTTCTTAGATAAGATCTTGGTAGCTCACTGACTACAAGACTTTCAGGACACGATGGTAGGCCTACATGAAGCAGGATAATTTAGAAAGTTGACTTGGGTGACACAGCCTACAAGTTCTGTAATGATACCGAGAGAGACTTTCACTACTAAAAGAATTGCAAGTTGTCACACTTATGAAGTGTAAGTGCATTCTTCTCATTCCCAACCTGGAATGTAACATTTCTTCCCTCATCAATGCTTTATTTTCAGAGCCACTGAGACATTTGTAAGCTGTGTACATAAAagcccaatgcagctgtttttatctcaatatcaaatcatggGATTGAGGGATTGGAGTCATAAAACGAGttttatgactccaacctaagtatatgtaaacttccgacttcaactgtaaagtACAATGTATaaaaatggaatacatttcaactctatatctgacacggTATAggtgttttcttttttttaagcctataaccatgtgtgtgaagtGTATACTTTTTTTTCAaaatagatttgtttaagactaccaagaaacactctgtttgaccctgatttagcccactgcagtaaataaGATAGGAATGTGTGCTCTCACTCTTCAAATCAAAATGGCCACAGATCCATTACTGTATATTCTAGGCTGATGGAACCAGTGTggtaagtctgtgtgtgtgtgtgtgtgtgtgtgtgtgtgtgtgtgtgtgtgtgtgtgtgtgtgtgtgtgtgtgtgtgtgtgtgtgtgtgtgtgtgtgtgtgtgtgtgtgtgtgtgtgtgtgtgtgtgtgtgcacaccagccccaggtcagttaaccagtaGGCTATGTTGTGTTTTATCCAACAGGGTCAGTCAGAGTGACCAAGAAGCAGCTGGTCCTGTACTGTCTGCTCCTATCTCTGCTCGTTTGTGAGTGTTACATCAGTATTTGTTCTCTCGTCACATTCTGTGCCCAGGAAGTGGAGAACGCTTTTGTTTTTGTCAGGGTACCTTTTGTGCTGTGACCTCATTTGCCCTGACTGGTGTCTAAAAGTAGTTCCCTTCATTTCAGACATTTTCAGCAGTCTGCTAAGAAAATATGATATTGACAAACAATTCGGTGACACGTCTTTCCAAACATTCTGTGGTAATATGGACAGATGAAGATAATTAAGACCAACTCAGTACATTATAAACTTCATTAGAAAAGTGCACTGCTCTTATTGCTTCACATTGTAATAGAACCACTCACACTAAATATTTGATTTGTTCCTGTCGTATAGTTGATGTGTTTCTATGTAATCAATCTGTAAAAGTGAATAAATTGCACGTTATGAACATGGTTGACAAATTCTTGACTTTTTTTCTCCTCAGACTTTTTAAGATGGAGGAGAGCAGTGCTCAAGGTGGACACGCACCCTCTTTCTCTAGATGCAGAATCAGGAAGTGAAGTCAGAGACATAGGGGTGGGCAGTGTGGAGGAACAGCAACAGCGCCTCCCCCTGGAGACATCCTGGGGTGCTCCTCTGGTGTGGGGCGACTCTGACGGCTCAGCGTGGCGGAGGGCCGAGTTTGCCCACCGCAGCGTCCGCACAGGCCTGTTGACGCTCGCCGTGGGGCCCTACAGCCACTTCCTGCGCCGCTTCCTCTCCTCGGCCGAGCTCTACTTCCTGCCCGGTAACACCGTGGTCTACTACGTTCTTACAGACAGCCCTCGCGCCCTGGATCCCCTGACCCCGCTGGGCCCCGGCAGAGAGCTGAGGGTGGTTCCTGTGGCCGAAATGCCCGGCTGGGAGCGTCTAGCCCAGGGCCGCATGGCCCTGCTGGCGGCCGCCATTAAAGAGCCGGTCAGGCACGAGGTGGAGTACGTCTTCTGCATGGACGTGGACCAGGAGCTGGTGGCCCCGGTGGGAGCTGAGATCCTGGGGGAGCTGGTGGCCGCACTGCACCCGGAACTCTACGGCATGCCCCGCCACACCTTCCCGTATGAGCGCG
Coding sequences:
- the LOC129834481 gene encoding globoside alpha-1,3-N-acetylgalactosaminyltransferase 1-like; the protein is MVLFPLCKLLSGSVRVTKKQLVLYCLLLSLLVYFLRWRRAVLKVDTHPLSLDAESGSEVRDIGVGSVEEQQQRLPLETSWGAPLVWGDSDGSAWRRAEFAHRSVRTGLLTLAVGPYSHFLRRFLSSAELYFLPGNTVVYYVLTDSPRALDPLTPLGPGRELRVVPVAEMPGWERLAQGRMALLAAAIKEPVRHEVEYVFCMDVDQELVAPVGAEILGELVAALHPELYGMPRHTFPYEREPTSLAQVEEDEGDYYYTSELYGGLCAEVYAMARACSQLILQDQEKGLRARGLEESYLNRYLINRRPTCVLSPEYSWWDSALAADVPTRRVVSLGRQCDSLEPQKRQEQNC